The genomic interval TGAACATATCCCTGTTGCACGTATAACAAACATGGCTCGAACGATCGAAGAATTAAAGGAACGCGGGATTTGGATTGTAGGAACGGATGCTAAAGGTGCAGATGATTACCGTAATTTAGATGGGAATATGCCGTTAGCATTAATTATAGGTAGCGAAGGCAAAGGGATTGGCAGACTAATTAAAGAAAAATGTGATTTTTTAATTAAAATGCCAATGATTGGCCATGTCACATCACTAAATGCATCTGTAGCAGGAAGCCTTTTAATGTATGAGGTATACCGAAAGCGATATCCTTTAGGAGAGTAAGGGAGAATGGATATCCTATTAGTGGATGGATATAACATTATCGGAGCATGGCCGGATCTGCAAAAGCTAAAGAAGGACAATCTATCTGAAGCTAGGGATCAATTAATTGAGAAGATGGCGGAATATCAAGCATACACAGGCTATCGTGTCATTATTGTTTTCGATGCCCATCTTGTAAAAGGAATTGAAAAAAAGCAAAAAAACTATCGAGTAGAAGTTATTTTTACCCGAGAAAATGAAACAGCGGATGAACGAATCGAAAAACTGGCAATCTCATTAAATAACATAAAGACTCAAGTACATGTTGCCACTTCTGATTTTACAGAACAATGGGCCATTTTTGGTCAAGGTGCTCTTCGTAAATCAGCAAGGGAATTATTAAATGAAATGAATTCAATTGAGAACAGGATAAAAATAAAAGTAAAAAAATTTGAAGAAAAGCGCCCATCTTCAAAAATTTTATTTCCTGATGATGTAAAGGAAAAGCTGGAAAAATGGCGCAGAGGTGACCTATAGTTGTTAGGCAACAATAATTATTTTGGTCGGGCATATGCACATTTTACCAGCCAAGCATCGCTCTCATGGAGATCGCAAAAGACGTACAAATGCAGTCAAGTGATTAGGTCGTCGCTTTTTTTGATAGCCCTTAAATGTCAGAGTTGTCAAGGAATTTGCACTTTTCTTAGGTTGACGCTTTCAAAATTCATACTGTATACTATTGATATCATGTGTGCGGTCGGGGGGATCGGCTTGAATTCACCATTCAACAGGGGTAAGGTCAACAAGGAACAATTGTCATTAATGGAAGATGAACAAGTGGTTGAACTCGTGCATAATGGAGAAAGTGAAGCACTTGACTACTTAATTACGAAGTATCGCAATTTCGTTCGTGCAAAGGCTAGATCTTATTTCTTAATAGGTGCCGATCGAGAGGATATTATTCAAGAAGGAATGATTGGTTTGTACAAGTCTATCCGCGACTTTAAAGAGGACAAACTTACTTCCTTTAAAGCATTTGCAGAATTATGTATTACAAGGCAGATCATTACTGCAATAAAGACAGCAACACGTCAGAAGCATATTCCACTTAATTCCTATGTATCATTGGACAAGCCAATATATGACGAAGAATCAGATCGGACGCTTATGGATGTTATAACAGGTACAAAAGCTATGGACCCTGAGGAACTCATTATTAACCAAGAGGAATTTGATGATATTGAAGTTAAAATGGGAGAATTATTGAGTGATTTAGAGCGCAAGGTATTAGTTTTATACTTAGATGGCCGATCTTATCACGAGATCTCGGAAGAACTAAATCGGCACGTTAAATCAATTGATAATGCCCTTCAACGTGTGAAAAGAAAGCTTGAGCGATATTTAGAGTTAAGGGAAATAAGTTTGTAATAGAGTATGCTTAAAGTTGATTTTTATCGTTTATTGACGAAAAAACCTCACTATGATACAGTTTTAAGGAATAAAAGTGTAACGGTAGGTGAGAAGATTGCGAAAAAAAGTTACAATGGCATGTACAACTTGTGGAAGCAGGAATTATTCAACGATGAAAAATTCTTCAAGTACAACTGAACGGTTAGAAATAAATAAATTTTGTAAAGTTTGTAACTCGCATACGAACCACCGTGAAACAAAGTAGTCTTTATATCTATTATTTATTTATGCGAAGTTTCTCTATTATTCCTGGAGGTAGCATACATGCAACGTATAATTAATTTTTTCCGAGATGTGTCTCGTGAAATGAAGAAGGTAAGTTGGCCGAAAGGTAAAGAGCTTAGAAAGTATACAATTACAGTATTAACAACTGTCATTTTTGCTTCTGTTTTCTTTGCGGTCATTGACTTAGGTATTTCTTCTGTAATTCGTTTGTTTATTGAATAACAGATGGAAAATCGTGCTATAATAGAAAATATTAATCTTTATCTGCAAAACCCGTTATGCGGGTTTTTTAATTGTTTAAAAAAGCTCATTACATTAGATGTGTTTGAAGGTTAGGGAAGGCTTTGTGTAACTAGCTTTATTTACGATGATTGTATTGAAAGAGTATAGAGAGTAGAATCCTATTTATTTTTACCTTCATTTTGAAAGTTGGACGGAACCCGATTAACTTAACAAGCATTCTTAACACAGATTTTATAAAACTAGTAATTGTCAAACGGTGAAACTATATTTGCTTGTTTCGCCCCAATTAGAAACTGGGCTTGTATTTGAAGCTTAATTTCTCCTTTATTTTTGATGGCTGGTTTTTCGCCATTAACGCTATGTATTAAAACCTATTGTGGGGAGGGAAGGACATTTTGTCCTGACACTATGGAAAAGAATTGGTATGTTGTACACACGTATTCAGGTTATGAAAATAAGGTTAAAGCAAATCTCGAGAAACGTGTAGAATCAATGGGTATGGAAGATAAGATCTTCCGTGTGGTTGTGCCTGAAGAAGAAGAAACAGATTATAAAGATGGCAAAAAGAAAGTTGTGAAAAAGAAAGTTTTTCCTGGATACGTATTAGTTGAGATTGTGATGACTGACGATTCTTGGTATGTTGTCCGTAATACACCTGGGGTAACTGGATTTGTAGGATCTGCTGGACATGGCTCAAAACCGACACCTCTACTGCCTGATGAGGTTAGTTTTATTTTGAAACGCATGGGAATGGATGAACGCCGAGTTGAAATTGATTATGAATTAAATGAAACAGTTAAAGTTACAGAAGGACCCTTTGCTAACTTTACAGGTTCAATTGAAGAAATTGATCAAGATAAAAACAAGCTTAAGGTTCTTGTAAATATGTTCGGTCGTGAAACACCTGTAGAATTAGACTTTTCACAGGTAACGAAATTATAATGTAAAAAAACTTGAAATCAAATTCGGATAGTGGTAAAATTTCATAGGTCAGTATGTCTCAAGGTATTGAGACAGATTATCTATCTTACACTGATCAGAAATTCAATTATTTCTGAATGGATAAGGGTATAAAGACTAAGATTAGTGAATGCCCGAATTTTAACTATTTGTATTACAAATGGTTTAGATGAGTGGGAGGGTTTTAACCCAATTACCACATCACGGACTTAAGGAGGTGTGTCTCGTGGCTAAAAAAGTAATTAAAATTGTAAAATTGCAAATTCCTGCAGCGAAAGCTAATCCAGCACCACCAGTTGGTCCTGCATTAGGTCAAGCTGGTGTTAATATCATGGGATTCTGTAAAGAGTTTAACGCTCGTACAGCTGATCAAGCTGGTTTAATCATTCCGGTTGAAATCACAGTATTCGAGGACCGTTCATTTACATTTATTACGAAAACTCCTCCTGCTGCTGTATTACTTAAAAAAGCAGCTGGTATTGAGTCTGGTTCTGGTGAACCAAACCGTAATAAAGTAGCGACTGTTAAACGTGACAAAGTACGTGAAATCGCTGAAACAAAAATGCCTGATTTAAACGCAGCTAGCGTTGAATCAGCAATGCGTATGGTTGAAGGTACTGCACGTAGCATGGGTATCGTTATCGAAGACTAATTTTCATTAGTTAGGGATGTTTTTTTGGGGTTGCGAGTTTGCTTAAAAACAAGTTCGCAACCTTTATTCGTGGGAGGTTATTCCGCTAAAACCACTAAGGAGGAAATAAAAATGGCTAAAAAAGGTAAAAAATTAGCAGAAGCTACAAAGCTTGTAGATCGTACTAAATTTTATACAGTTCAAGAAGCTGTAGAACTAGTGAAGAAAACTAGCATCGTTAAATTTGATGCGACTGTAGAAGTTGCTTTCCGTTTAGGAGTTGACCCTAAGAAAGCTGATCAACAAATTCGTGGTGCAGTAGTACTACCTAATGGTACTGGTAAAACTCAACGCGTATTAGTATTTGCTAAAGGTGAAAAAGCGAAAGAAGCTGAAGCAGCAGGTGCTGATTATGTTGGCGATACTGATTACATCAACAAAATCCAACAAGGTTGGTTTGACTTTGACGTAATCGTTGCTACACCTGATATGATGGGTGAAGTTGGTAAATTAGGACGTGTATTAGGACCTAAAGGATTAATGCCAAACCCTAAAACAGGTACAGTTACATTTGATGTAACAAAAGCTGTTAATGAAATTAAAGCAGGTAAAGTTGAGTACCGTTTAGATAAAGCTGGTATTATCCACGTTCCTATCGGTAAAGTGTCATTTGAAGACAGCAAACTAGTTGAGAACTTCACAACTGTTTATGAAACTTTAATAAAAGCGAAACCAGCTGCAGCAAAAGGAACTTACATGAAGAGCGTAAATGCAACTTCAACTATGGGTCCTGGCGTGAAAGTTGATTCTTCAAGCTTCGCTGTAAAATAATTACTATTGACTTCGGAATGAAGTTTATATATAATAACTAATGTTGTTAAAAAGAATATCGCTATACCGTAGACAGTAGGTGCTAAATTAGCTTAATTTCCTACCGAGGTGTATTTACGAATAAAGCATATGTTTGCTTATTGTATATACGAACCTCCATGTCTAACGCCGTGGAGGTTTTTAAATGCCTTACCGAACGGTACTAGTGTTACATGAAACTACAGGAGGTGTAACAATGAGCGCAGTTATCGAAAAAAAGAAACAGTTGGTAGAAGAAATTTCTGCTAAGTTCCGTGAAAGTAAATCTACTATTGTCGTTGACTACCGTGGATTAACTGTAGGTGAAGTAACTGAATTACGTAAGCAATTACGTGATGCAGGTATTGAATTCAAAGTTTACAAAAATACAATGACTCGTCGTGCGGCAGAACAAGCTGAGTTAGTTGGTCTTAACGATGCATTAACAGGCCCAAATGCAATTGCATTCAGTAATGATGATGTTGTTGCTCCGGCAAAAATTTTAAATGACTTCGCAAAGAAACATGAAGCACTTGAAATCAAAGCTGGTGTAATCGAAGGTAATATTGCA from Metabacillus sediminilitoris carries:
- the rplJ gene encoding 50S ribosomal protein L10, translating into MSAVIEKKKQLVEEISAKFRESKSTIVVDYRGLTVGEVTELRKQLRDAGIEFKVYKNTMTRRAAEQAELVGLNDALTGPNAIAFSNDDVVAPAKILNDFAKKHEALEIKAGVIEGNIATVEEVKALAELPSREGLLSMLLSVLQAPIRNLALATKAVADQKEEQGA
- the rplA gene encoding 50S ribosomal protein L1 encodes the protein MAKKGKKLAEATKLVDRTKFYTVQEAVELVKKTSIVKFDATVEVAFRLGVDPKKADQQIRGAVVLPNGTGKTQRVLVFAKGEKAKEAEAAGADYVGDTDYINKIQQGWFDFDVIVATPDMMGEVGKLGRVLGPKGLMPNPKTGTVTFDVTKAVNEIKAGKVEYRLDKAGIIHVPIGKVSFEDSKLVENFTTVYETLIKAKPAAAKGTYMKSVNATSTMGPGVKVDSSSFAVK
- the secE gene encoding preprotein translocase subunit SecE produces the protein MQRIINFFRDVSREMKKVSWPKGKELRKYTITVLTTVIFASVFFAVIDLGISSVIRLFIE
- the rplK gene encoding 50S ribosomal protein L11, translating into MAKKVIKIVKLQIPAAKANPAPPVGPALGQAGVNIMGFCKEFNARTADQAGLIIPVEITVFEDRSFTFITKTPPAAVLLKKAAGIESGSGEPNRNKVATVKRDKVREIAETKMPDLNAASVESAMRMVEGTARSMGIVIED
- the rpmG gene encoding 50S ribosomal protein L33, translating into MRKKVTMACTTCGSRNYSTMKNSSSTTERLEINKFCKVCNSHTNHRETK
- a CDS encoding NYN domain-containing protein, whose amino-acid sequence is MDILLVDGYNIIGAWPDLQKLKKDNLSEARDQLIEKMAEYQAYTGYRVIIVFDAHLVKGIEKKQKNYRVEVIFTRENETADERIEKLAISLNNIKTQVHVATSDFTEQWAIFGQGALRKSARELLNEMNSIENRIKIKVKKFEEKRPSSKILFPDDVKEKLEKWRRGDL
- the nusG gene encoding transcription termination/antitermination protein NusG, which translates into the protein MEKNWYVVHTYSGYENKVKANLEKRVESMGMEDKIFRVVVPEEEETDYKDGKKKVVKKKVFPGYVLVEIVMTDDSWYVVRNTPGVTGFVGSAGHGSKPTPLLPDEVSFILKRMGMDERRVEIDYELNETVKVTEGPFANFTGSIEEIDQDKNKLKVLVNMFGRETPVELDFSQVTKL
- the sigH gene encoding RNA polymerase sporulation sigma factor SigH — encoded protein: MCAVGGIGLNSPFNRGKVNKEQLSLMEDEQVVELVHNGESEALDYLITKYRNFVRAKARSYFLIGADREDIIQEGMIGLYKSIRDFKEDKLTSFKAFAELCITRQIITAIKTATRQKHIPLNSYVSLDKPIYDEESDRTLMDVITGTKAMDPEELIINQEEFDDIEVKMGELLSDLERKVLVLYLDGRSYHEISEELNRHVKSIDNALQRVKRKLERYLELREISL